The following are encoded in a window of Catellicoccus marimammalium M35/04/3 genomic DNA:
- the dnaX gene encoding DNA polymerase III subunit gamma/tau gives MAYQALYRVYRSQTFADVVGQEGITKTLQQAVKQEHISHAYLFSGPRGTGKTSVAKILAKAVNCLNPHDGEPCNQCENCQAITEGRFSDVIELDAASNNGVDEIRSLCEKSKYAPTQGKYKVYIIDEVHMLSKGAFNALLKTLEEPSSNVIFILATTEVHKIPATIISRTQRFEFKRISTEAIAKHLGVILQKEGVEYEDSAIQKIAQLAEGGMRDALSLLDQSLATTEGTLTLDAVERVTGTFSTEELDLYINECLLQNTGKALQILKDLLASGKEGGRFLDDLLEEVKNLFLYRADTTWYQKEYQPNATFTQLAQYSNDDFLTFALQEIAKTKENMRLNGHQELYLEVMTVRLCHPMTQGKEAQVVATPSVEVTPTVQKKEEDEAWKEALQQEIQRLQQKVASLEWQIQQQKGNEEKKEETLTIEPFTPDEPAILAIMQQAKRNYFDEWQALWPNLQNQNKVYLGLLRGTQIAAASEDAFVISVEHPDIAKAIQQDVALQQYLLTTASEQLGRDQKEYQCIEQSQWRELRQRFFQENQQRLKKQTQQNPEYMQQAVALFGAENVKVTKE, from the coding sequence ATGGCTTATCAAGCATTATATCGTGTCTACCGTTCGCAAACTTTTGCGGATGTTGTTGGCCAAGAAGGAATTACAAAAACGCTCCAACAAGCAGTGAAGCAAGAGCATATTTCTCACGCTTATCTTTTTTCTGGCCCACGAGGTACAGGGAAAACAAGTGTTGCCAAAATTTTAGCTAAGGCAGTAAACTGTCTAAATCCACACGATGGGGAACCTTGTAATCAATGTGAAAATTGCCAAGCGATTACAGAAGGACGTTTTTCTGATGTCATTGAGCTAGATGCCGCAAGTAACAACGGAGTGGATGAAATTCGTTCTCTTTGTGAAAAATCAAAATATGCACCAACCCAAGGAAAATATAAAGTCTATATTATCGATGAAGTACATATGTTATCTAAAGGAGCCTTCAATGCGTTACTAAAAACGTTAGAAGAGCCAAGTTCTAATGTCATCTTCATTTTAGCGACAACCGAAGTGCATAAAATTCCAGCGACGATTATTTCTCGTACGCAGCGTTTTGAATTTAAACGTATCTCTACTGAAGCTATTGCTAAACACTTAGGGGTGATTTTACAAAAAGAAGGCGTAGAATATGAAGATTCAGCGATTCAAAAAATTGCCCAACTAGCAGAAGGTGGAATGCGTGATGCCTTAAGTTTACTGGATCAATCGTTAGCCACTACAGAAGGAACGTTGACCCTTGATGCCGTAGAACGCGTCACAGGAACGTTTTCTACCGAAGAATTAGATCTTTATATTAATGAGTGTTTGTTACAAAATACAGGAAAAGCACTCCAAATTTTAAAAGATTTATTGGCCAGTGGAAAAGAAGGAGGACGCTTCTTAGATGATTTATTGGAAGAAGTGAAAAATCTATTCTTATATCGAGCAGATACGACTTGGTATCAAAAAGAATATCAACCGAATGCGACTTTTACGCAATTAGCTCAATATAGTAATGATGACTTTTTAACCTTTGCCTTACAAGAAATTGCAAAAACAAAAGAAAATATGCGACTAAATGGTCATCAAGAATTATATTTAGAAGTGATGACGGTTCGCCTTTGTCATCCAATGACTCAAGGAAAAGAAGCACAGGTTGTCGCCACTCCTTCTGTAGAAGTGACTCCTACGGTTCAGAAAAAAGAAGAGGATGAAGCGTGGAAAGAGGCATTACAACAAGAAATTCAACGTTTACAACAAAAAGTAGCGTCTTTAGAATGGCAAATTCAACAACAAAAAGGAAACGAAGAGAAAAAAGAAGAAACCTTAACGATTGAACCATTCACTCCTGATGAACCAGCTATTTTAGCGATTATGCAACAGGCAAAACGTAATTATTTTGATGAGTGGCAAGCATTATGGCCAAACTTACAAAATCAAAATAAAGTGTATTTAGGTTTATTGCGAGGAACACAAATTGCCGCAGCAAGTGAAGATGCCTTTGTCATCTCAGTAGAACATCCAGATATTGCCAAAGCGATTCAACAAGATGTTGCCTTGCAACAATATTTGTTAACTACAGCTAGTGAACAATTAGGAAGAGACCAAAAAGAATATCAATGTATTGAACAAAGTCAATGGCGAGAACTTCGTCAACGCTTTTTTCAAGAAAATCAACAACGTTTAAAAAAACAAACTCAACAAAATCCAGAATATATGCAACAAGCCGTTGCTTTATTCGGAGCTGAAAATGTAAAAGTAACCAAAGAATAG
- a CDS encoding YbaB/EbfC family nucleoid-associated protein, whose product MNMQAMMRQVQKMQKEMTQEQERLQQTVFTAKSASDLVVVEVLGNRTIKNIEIKPEVIDPEDPDMLQDLLITTLNDAMKQIDTKTEQTMGRFTQGMSLPF is encoded by the coding sequence ATGAATATGCAAGCAATGATGCGTCAAGTACAAAAGATGCAAAAAGAAATGACTCAAGAACAGGAACGTTTACAACAAACGGTTTTCACAGCAAAATCTGCAAGTGACTTAGTCGTAGTAGAAGTATTAGGAAATCGTACTATTAAAAATATCGAAATCAAACCAGAAGTGATCGACCCAGAAGATCCAGATATGTTACAAGACTTATTAATTACAACTTTAAATGATGCGATGAAACAAATCGATACAAAAACAGAACAAACAATGGGACGCTTCACTCAAGGAATGAGCTTACCATTTTAA
- the recR gene encoding recombination mediator RecR, with protein sequence MQYPAPIAKLIDSFMKLPGVGEKTATRYAFYVLQMEDQDVSAFSKNLLEVKRKLHHCPNCGNLTDMDLCSICRDKSRDPSTIIVVEDVRDVMSMEKMQEYHGLYHVLNGVLSPSAGTAIEDINLMSLLERLQKHPEIKEVIIATNANVEGETTAMYIARLLKPIGVKVTRIACGLSVGSDIEYADEMTLFKAIEGRTEL encoded by the coding sequence ATGCAATATCCAGCACCGATTGCTAAATTGATTGATAGCTTTATGAAATTGCCTGGAGTTGGAGAAAAAACCGCTACTCGTTACGCTTTTTATGTATTACAAATGGAAGACCAAGATGTGAGTGCTTTTTCTAAAAATTTATTAGAAGTAAAGCGTAAATTACATCACTGTCCAAATTGTGGTAATTTAACAGACATGGACCTTTGTAGTATTTGTCGCGATAAAAGCCGTGACCCTTCAACGATTATTGTGGTTGAAGATGTACGCGATGTGATGAGTATGGAAAAAATGCAAGAATACCATGGTTTATATCATGTATTAAATGGTGTTTTATCTCCTAGTGCAGGAACAGCGATTGAAGACATCAACTTAATGAGCTTATTAGAGCGTCTCCAAAAGCATCCCGAAATTAAAGAAGTAATTATTGCTACGAATGCCAATGTGGAAGGAGAAACCACCGCCATGTATATTGCTCGTTTGTTAAAACCAATCGGAGTAAAAGTGACACGAATTGCGTGTGGTTTATCTGTGGGTAGTGATATTGAATATGCTGACGAGATGACGCTTTTTAAAGCGATTGAGGGAAGAACCGAATTGTAA
- the tmk gene encoding dTMP kinase, producing MNGIFITFEGPDGAGKTSVMEEIVAILRDQVMIDIVETREPGGIPIAEEIRQLILDNKNVMMDERTEALLFAAARRQHLVEKINPALHAGKLVINDRFVDSSLAYQGKGRRIGMEEVAQLNEFVTEGLKPDLTLYLDIDAETGLKRAGKVANGNDRLESEGIEFHQRVRHGYIELLQKEGDRIVKVDAKQPFEQVVTECYHIIRERFPSIFRNY from the coding sequence ATGAACGGTATTTTTATTACCTTTGAGGGACCAGATGGCGCAGGCAAAACTTCAGTTATGGAAGAGATTGTCGCAATTCTACGTGATCAAGTGATGATTGATATCGTAGAAACAAGAGAACCTGGGGGAATTCCTATCGCAGAAGAAATTCGTCAGTTGATTTTAGATAATAAAAACGTAATGATGGACGAACGCACAGAAGCTTTATTATTTGCGGCAGCTCGTCGTCAACATTTAGTAGAAAAAATTAATCCAGCTCTACATGCTGGAAAATTAGTCATTAATGACCGTTTTGTGGATAGCTCACTTGCCTACCAAGGCAAAGGACGTCGTATTGGAATGGAAGAAGTGGCACAATTAAATGAATTTGTTACAGAAGGCTTAAAACCTGATTTGACATTATATTTAGATATTGATGCTGAAACGGGTCTGAAACGAGCAGGAAAAGTTGCAAATGGCAATGATCGTTTGGAATCAGAGGGCATTGAGTTCCATCAACGGGTACGTCATGGATATATTGAATTGTTACAAAAAGAAGGAGACCGTATTGTAAAAGTGGATGCCAAGCAACCTTTTGAACAAGTTGTTACAGAATGCTACCACATTATTCGTGAACGTTTCCCTTCAATTTTCCGCAATTATTAA
- a CDS encoding DNA polymerase III delta prime subunit — protein MKQQEIQAQLQCALEKQQLRHAYLFLGEKGSGRFATAQWLAGQFLYPKEVTKEEQERIEKGYHPDVHVLRPEGKVVKREEVQAFYEEMSRSGLESKRQVFIFLEADRFHEAASNLLLKMIEEPVGDCLFLFLAQRKEAILPTILSRVQVFYFSKAEIETEEEIYFPKEESEQKAILEEWIHLLQQGDRMAFPYVQMKIMPFVSARSKNLEQRKVQEQLLDRLLWLAKEAEFFAFFPLLFQAKEQLEQNVNFQHILEYIAVRMDS, from the coding sequence GTGAAACAACAAGAAATTCAAGCACAACTACAATGTGCATTAGAAAAACAACAGTTACGCCATGCCTATTTATTTTTAGGAGAAAAAGGAAGCGGGCGTTTTGCTACTGCTCAGTGGCTAGCCGGTCAGTTTTTGTATCCTAAAGAAGTGACAAAAGAAGAGCAAGAACGAATCGAAAAAGGATATCATCCCGATGTCCATGTTTTACGTCCAGAAGGAAAAGTGGTAAAACGGGAAGAAGTTCAGGCGTTTTATGAAGAAATGAGTCGCAGTGGTCTAGAAAGTAAGCGTCAAGTTTTTATCTTTTTAGAAGCCGATCGTTTTCATGAGGCTGCTAGTAATCTTCTTTTAAAAATGATTGAAGAACCGGTGGGAGATTGTCTATTTCTTTTCTTAGCACAAAGAAAAGAAGCAATTTTACCAACGATTCTTTCTCGTGTCCAAGTATTTTATTTTTCTAAAGCAGAAATAGAAACAGAAGAAGAAATTTATTTTCCAAAAGAAGAATCCGAACAAAAAGCAATTTTAGAAGAATGGATTCATTTGCTACAACAAGGAGATAGGATGGCTTTTCCTTACGTTCAAATGAAGATTATGCCTTTTGTCAGTGCTCGTTCAAAAAATTTAGAGCAAAGAAAAGTGCAAGAACAATTATTAGACCGTTTATTATGGTTAGCAAAAGAAGCGGAGTTTTTTGCCTTTTTCCCACTTCTTTTCCAAGCCAAAGAACAACTCGAACAAAATGTGAATTTTCAACATATTTTAGAATATATTGCAGTACGAATGGATAGCTAG
- a CDS encoding PSP1 domain-containing protein: MAKIGVRFTEAGLIYYYEKPKEIQVGDYVIAPVQKCDQFGEVVLIKEEESEEELPQIKRVATQSDIAKMKQNQEDARQAMEITKRRIEVHGLEMKLIEIQYSFERTKMLFYFTADGRIDFRELVKDLASIFKTRIELRQVGVRDEAKLLGGLGPCGRPLCCHQFLGDFMPVSIKMAKDQHLSLNPTKISGVCGRLMCCLQYEDDVYEEAKRQLPDIGKKVITPDGPGWVVGLNILQEIVQVRLLDKAVPLDYPGNEVEQKDWEEKEHG, translated from the coding sequence ATGGCCAAAATTGGCGTTCGATTTACAGAAGCAGGGTTGATTTATTATTATGAAAAGCCAAAGGAAATCCAAGTTGGAGATTATGTAATTGCCCCAGTTCAAAAATGTGATCAATTTGGTGAAGTTGTACTGATAAAAGAAGAAGAATCAGAAGAAGAACTACCACAAATTAAAAGAGTAGCAACCCAAAGTGATATCGCAAAAATGAAACAAAACCAAGAAGATGCAAGACAAGCGATGGAGATTACGAAAAGAAGAATTGAAGTTCATGGGTTAGAGATGAAGTTGATTGAAATTCAATATAGTTTTGAACGCACAAAAATGCTATTTTATTTTACAGCCGATGGACGAATTGATTTTCGTGAATTGGTGAAAGATTTAGCCTCCATTTTTAAAACTCGGATTGAATTACGTCAAGTAGGTGTCCGCGATGAAGCAAAATTGTTGGGAGGACTTGGACCTTGTGGCCGTCCTCTTTGTTGCCATCAATTTTTGGGAGATTTTATGCCTGTTTCTATTAAAATGGCAAAAGATCAACATTTATCTTTAAATCCAACAAAAATCTCTGGAGTTTGTGGCCGTTTAATGTGCTGTTTACAATACGAAGATGACGTTTATGAAGAAGCAAAACGTCAATTGCCAGATATTGGGAAAAAAGTGATCACCCCAGATGGACCAGGTTGGGTGGTAGGACTAAATATTTTACAAGAAATTGTCCAAGTTCGTTTATTGGATAAAGCAGTTCCTTTGGATTATCCAGGAAATGAAGTAGAACAAAAAGATTGGGAAGAGAAAGAACATGGATAA
- a CDS encoding initiation control protein YabA encodes MDKQELYQSLETVEVQLQDALLQVQAMKEMLTSVVNNLELENKYVRERLQELEKMQVPTVQKEEDASTRSQVQENLNHLYEDGFHICPSSYGAKREGECMFCLEILYRDS; translated from the coding sequence ATGGATAAACAAGAACTATATCAAAGTTTGGAAACGGTAGAGGTACAGTTGCAAGATGCACTTTTACAGGTGCAAGCAATGAAAGAAATGTTAACTTCAGTCGTGAACAATTTAGAGTTAGAAAATAAATATGTTCGCGAACGTTTGCAAGAACTAGAAAAAATGCAAGTACCAACTGTACAAAAAGAAGAAGATGCCTCTACTCGTTCTCAAGTACAAGAAAATTTAAACCATCTCTATGAAGATGGATTTCATATTTGTCCTTCAAGTTATGGAGCAAAACGAGAAGGAGAATGTATGTTTTGTTTAGAAATTTTATATCGTGATTCTTAG
- the rsmI gene encoding 16S rRNA (cytidine(1402)-2'-O)-methyltransferase, whose amino-acid sequence MQQQKSFQKESGNLYLVPTPIGNLEDMTFRGVRTLEEVDIIASEDTRHTQKLLNHFSITTPQISLHEHNYKERIPQLIARLEEGANMAQVSDAGMPSISDPGHELVEACIERGIPVIALPGASAGITALIASGLTAQPFLFYGFLPRKQGEAIQTLEVLKPIESTLIFYESPKRLASTFALVEKVWGGQRRCVLCRELTKRYEEYTRGTVQELLAYTQENEIKGECCLLFEGYQKEVEMISLEEVDWKQEVEKKMAEEQISSKVAIKQVAKQYGVKKQDVYQAYHQK is encoded by the coding sequence ATGCAACAACAAAAAAGTTTTCAAAAAGAAAGTGGAAATCTTTATTTAGTTCCTACTCCGATTGGGAATTTAGAAGATATGACATTCCGTGGCGTACGAACATTAGAAGAAGTAGATATTATCGCTAGTGAAGACACACGTCATACACAAAAGCTATTAAATCACTTCTCGATTACAACACCACAAATCAGTTTACATGAACATAACTATAAAGAAAGAATTCCTCAACTCATTGCGCGTTTAGAAGAAGGAGCGAACATGGCTCAAGTTAGTGATGCAGGGATGCCTTCGATTAGTGATCCGGGGCATGAACTAGTAGAAGCTTGTATTGAAAGAGGAATTCCAGTGATTGCTCTTCCTGGAGCAAGTGCTGGAATTACGGCTTTAATCGCTTCTGGCCTAACCGCTCAACCTTTTTTATTTTATGGCTTTTTACCAAGAAAACAAGGAGAAGCTATACAGACACTAGAAGTACTAAAACCAATTGAAAGTACGTTGATTTTTTACGAATCACCAAAACGTTTAGCGAGTACATTTGCCCTAGTTGAAAAAGTTTGGGGAGGACAACGCCGCTGTGTTTTATGTCGAGAATTAACAAAACGCTATGAGGAATATACTCGTGGTACTGTCCAAGAATTATTAGCTTATACACAAGAGAATGAAATCAAAGGGGAATGCTGTTTGCTTTTTGAAGGTTATCAAAAAGAAGTAGAAATGATTTCTTTAGAAGAAGTAGATTGGAAACAAGAAGTTGAGAAAAAAATGGCAGAGGAACAAATTTCGAGTAAAGTAGCGATTAAACAAGTCGCGAAACAATACGGAGTAAAAAAACAAGACGTTTATCAAGCTTATCATCAAAAATAA
- a CDS encoding post-transcriptional regulator → MNIQTKQKQWAEEGYPNITEEEIQSYLDFYLPKMKGPFAKQRLLRKLTVNQLFDFLQLKVETTSQQQFDWHHIDDLF, encoded by the coding sequence ATGAATATTCAAACCAAACAAAAACAATGGGCCGAAGAAGGATATCCTAATATTACAGAAGAAGAAATCCAATCCTATTTAGATTTTTATCTACCCAAAATGAAAGGCCCTTTTGCCAAACAACGCTTATTGCGCAAGCTAACTGTCAATCAACTCTTTGATTTTTTACAATTAAAAGTCGAAACCACTTCACAACAGCAGTTTGATTGGCATCATATTGATGATCTATTTTAA
- the yajC gene encoding preprotein translocase subunit YajC: MFTLANDMASMLMSFLPMIVIFGVMLFFMNRSQKKQQQQRQNFLDSIHAGDKVTTIGGLHGIIHEVNHETKIVTIDCDGVYLDFDLGAIKNVVGVEAKK; the protein is encoded by the coding sequence ATGTTCACATTAGCAAATGATATGGCTAGTATGCTTATGAGTTTCTTGCCAATGATTGTTATCTTTGGGGTTATGCTATTCTTTATGAATCGCTCTCAAAAGAAACAACAACAGCAACGTCAAAACTTTTTAGATAGTATTCATGCTGGAGATAAAGTAACTACAATTGGTGGACTACACGGTATAATCCATGAAGTGAATCATGAAACAAAAATCGTGACGATTGATTGTGATGGCGTATACTTAGACTTTGATCTAGGCGCAATCAAAAATGTCGTTGGCGTAGAAGCAAAAAAATAA
- the tgt gene encoding tRNA guanosine(34) transglycosylase Tgt: MTEHPIRYRLIKKEKYTGARLGELITPHGTFPTPMFMPVGTLATVKTMSPEELKEMGAGVILSNTYHLWLRPGDEIVKEAGGLHSFMNWDQPILTDSGGFQVWSLSDMRQIEEEGVHFRNHLNGEKLFLSPEKAIQIQNNLGSDIMMSFDECPPFYESYDYVKKSIERTSRWAERGLKANQNPDRQGLFGIVQGAGFEDLRRQSAHDLVNMDFAGYSIGGLSVGESKQEMNEVLEYTTPLLPENKPRYLMGVGTADSLIDGVIRGVDMFDCVLPTRIARNGTCMTHNGRLVVKNAKYARDFRPIDEHCNCHVCRNYSRAYIRHLIKCNESFGMRLTSYHNLYFLLDVMRDIRQAIMDDNLLEFREAFFEQYGFNAENPKNF, encoded by the coding sequence ATGACTGAACATCCAATTCGTTATCGTTTAATTAAGAAAGAAAAATATACTGGAGCACGTTTAGGTGAGTTAATTACTCCTCATGGTACTTTCCCTACTCCAATGTTTATGCCCGTAGGAACATTAGCAACAGTTAAAACTATGTCCCCAGAAGAATTAAAAGAGATGGGCGCAGGAGTCATTTTAAGTAATACCTACCACTTATGGCTTCGTCCTGGAGATGAAATCGTTAAAGAAGCAGGCGGTCTTCATTCTTTCATGAATTGGGATCAACCGATTTTAACAGATTCTGGTGGTTTCCAAGTTTGGTCGTTAAGTGATATGCGTCAGATTGAAGAAGAAGGCGTTCATTTCCGCAATCACTTAAATGGAGAAAAATTATTCTTATCTCCAGAAAAAGCGATTCAAATTCAAAATAACTTAGGTTCAGATATTATGATGAGTTTTGATGAATGTCCCCCATTCTATGAAAGTTATGATTACGTGAAAAAATCGATTGAACGTACTTCTCGTTGGGCAGAACGTGGATTAAAAGCTAATCAAAATCCAGATCGCCAAGGATTATTTGGAATTGTGCAAGGGGCAGGATTTGAAGATTTACGTCGTCAAAGCGCTCATGATTTAGTCAACATGGACTTTGCTGGATATTCCATTGGTGGACTTTCTGTAGGTGAATCTAAACAAGAAATGAATGAAGTGTTAGAATATACAACTCCATTATTGCCAGAAAATAAACCTCGTTACTTAATGGGTGTTGGAACGGCAGATTCTTTAATCGATGGGGTAATCCGTGGTGTAGATATGTTTGACTGTGTACTACCAACTCGTATTGCTCGTAATGGTACTTGTATGACACACAATGGTCGTTTAGTTGTTAAAAATGCGAAATACGCTCGTGATTTCCGTCCGATTGATGAACATTGTAACTGTCATGTTTGTCGTAACTATTCTCGTGCGTATATTCGTCACCTAATTAAATGTAATGAGTCCTTTGGCATGCGCTTAACAAGCTACCATAACTTATACTTCTTATTAGATGTAATGCGTGATATTCGTCAAGCAATTATGGATGATAACTTATTAGAATTCCGTGAAGCTTTCTTTGAACAATACGGCTTTAACGCAGAAAATCCGAAAAATTTCTAG
- a CDS encoding teichoic acid D-Ala incorporation-associated protein DltX: protein MKEKWIAWRDNHANVVYGLKFVGRTILYFLIIMTLIYLYHYKNISGGSFIYNEF from the coding sequence ATGAAAGAAAAATGGATTGCATGGAGAGATAATCATGCCAATGTGGTGTATGGCTTAAAGTTTGTTGGTCGTACGATTTTGTATTTTTTGATAATTATGACGCTAATTTATTTATATCATTACAAAAATATTAGTGGTGGTAGTTTTATATATAATGAATTTTAG
- the dltA gene encoding D-alanine--poly(phosphoribitol) ligase subunit DltA translates to MEKVTHIINSLEKIAQEQPNQVVFQDVNHHYTYADLQEKSNHVAAYIDAHIAEGPIVVYGGQEFEMIASFVGCTKAGRAYIPIEKSTPFERFQLICSVAHPAAIIFTEEALPKEELEQLGEIPTLLYKEIPTADYTISHPVEGDDTYYIIFTSGTTGVPKGVQISHDNLVSFVNWELSEDFAIGEGKRFLSQAPYSFDLSVMSVYPALLSGGSLAPLTKEVINDFKTLFEVLPKLEVNVWVSTPSFMDICLMDPNFNGETLPTLTHFLFCGEELPKATAQKLVDRFPQAHIFNTYGPTETTVAISQIEITQEVIDASDRLPIGYVKEDTHVYILDENTPVAAGEVGEIVIAGPSVSKGYMNNKEKTEEVFFTYEGQPAYRTGDAGHMEADGLLRYDGRMDFQVKLHGYRMELEDIDHHLNEVSYVKQAVVVPKYKDHKVQQLVAYVIVENNPFEKPFQLTKAIKEEMQETVMEYMIPQRFVYVDQLPLTQNGKIDRKGLINEVNNT, encoded by the coding sequence ATGGAGAAAGTTACGCATATTATAAATTCATTAGAAAAAATTGCGCAAGAGCAACCCAATCAAGTGGTGTTTCAAGATGTAAATCATCATTACACTTATGCTGATTTACAAGAAAAATCAAATCATGTAGCTGCCTACATTGATGCTCATATTGCAGAAGGACCAATTGTTGTCTATGGTGGGCAAGAATTTGAAATGATTGCTAGCTTTGTTGGTTGTACAAAAGCTGGACGTGCTTATATTCCAATTGAAAAAAGCACTCCGTTTGAACGCTTCCAATTGATTTGTAGCGTTGCACATCCAGCTGCAATTATTTTTACAGAAGAAGCATTACCAAAAGAAGAATTAGAACAGTTAGGAGAAATTCCAACTCTTCTTTATAAAGAAATTCCTACAGCAGATTACACTATCAGTCATCCTGTTGAAGGAGACGACACTTACTATATTATCTTTACTTCTGGAACAACTGGTGTACCAAAAGGAGTACAAATTAGCCATGATAATTTAGTTAGCTTTGTCAACTGGGAATTATCTGAAGACTTTGCGATTGGAGAAGGAAAACGTTTCTTATCTCAAGCACCTTATTCTTTTGACTTATCTGTAATGAGTGTTTATCCAGCTTTACTTTCTGGCGGTTCTTTAGCACCATTAACAAAAGAAGTCATCAATGATTTCAAAACACTATTTGAAGTGTTACCAAAATTAGAAGTTAATGTTTGGGTTTCTACTCCTTCCTTTATGGATATTTGTTTAATGGATCCAAACTTTAATGGTGAAACGTTACCAACGTTAACTCATTTCTTATTCTGTGGAGAAGAGTTACCAAAAGCAACTGCACAAAAATTAGTGGATCGTTTCCCACAAGCACATATTTTTAATACTTATGGACCAACAGAAACTACCGTAGCGATTTCGCAAATTGAAATTACCCAAGAAGTGATTGATGCTTCGGATCGTTTGCCGATTGGATATGTGAAAGAAGATACACATGTGTATATTTTAGATGAAAATACTCCAGTCGCTGCCGGCGAAGTAGGAGAAATCGTAATTGCTGGACCAAGTGTTTCTAAGGGATATATGAACAATAAAGAAAAAACAGAAGAAGTTTTCTTTACTTATGAAGGTCAACCTGCTTACCGTACAGGGGATGCTGGTCATATGGAAGCTGATGGGTTATTACGTTATGACGGACGCATGGACTTTCAAGTAAAATTACATGGTTATCGTATGGAATTAGAAGATATTGACCATCACTTAAATGAAGTTTCTTATGTGAAACAAGCAGTAGTAGTACCAAAATACAAAGATCACAAAGTACAACAATTAGTGGCTTATGTGATTGTAGAAAACAATCCATTTGAAAAACCATTCCAATTAACAAAGGCAATTAAAGAAGAAATGCAAGAAACAGTAATGGAATATATGATTCCACAACGTTTTGTTTATGTAGATCAATTACCGTTAACACAGAATGGGAAAATCGACCGTAAAGGGTTAATAAATGAGGTGAATAATACATGA